The following coding sequences lie in one Cercospora beticola chromosome 9, complete sequence genomic window:
- a CDS encoding uncharacterized protein (antiSMASH:Cluster_2), whose translation MAMLWANMTGLLWHPTTSSTSCSTTLTSTLTSPTSSAPFHSWIPTTTSCTTSSLVALGTASSIRISLTSSASWTTSTSTTPSAPSIISPQSSFLRTSSSVASYSPGSTGKTATYSASSTTSLHSTASLHSTVDGTPLTSSSIAPSSISNTAISSTSAATPLPGSNTIIASSATSGRDTVIPSQSPSTQPSSSTPALTPSKGSSRSSSTSELPASDSTSQLPSASGGVTASSSPGSVATAPSTGGTAGGTGSFTSSGSALSTGLSGTSGGPTFTSRGSLTDSSRVPSATNSQSGPPSIAPPIGSSATLSRDTVTSSQSSFTGLPSASSAAGASVSSRGSLTSVPSRPTRSESSSSASTVIPSQSTAGGTSASTFSSSAVAPSAETSSGIPNFTLSRTTTSSGISLLPPFSLPSPGSSAPPPGLSLSLPGSSAPPPGFSLSPPGLSLPSSGLTLPSPVPASTTALTIRPPGITLPPTGPSPITLPPGLSTSTTSSTSDDRFFWWNGTMFTYTGTTTFPPVASATGTITEPPASVTTEIVPSLSSNQWYTTIKGGKHTVVPVIWCKKCGGGVIIWNLWPIPRNINIDFHIQFPKLPVFRVDCFRIFGIRIWGDCGSPKTVKEDPDDPDDGKNPPPNPKPTNDPNSTAKPTSEAQSSSESRSESSCTASMVTNTAVTCVPTTSGTRTSFSCSTSMSAFSGCTVTGTATTTTKSATPTPSWESSFCDADGACSGECPASEAPKSKKRQLSEAPKNQKRAWGEFADFDKAMGNSWNRAAVRVRHRVSNGMTLNGIDGKPMPARSVHKRWKWPPLDPSKPTREDVRFWLRARHAAAENGERVAPYGVSSADWVPFNDEYVDIAVQGLYGCTSIIIVSKRGAWMSHIFELPTMTLEDFWTDLDPAIFYGDGRYLQGLNDLSKPGSIFDPATRADDDFKIFIFTPDDSPRRRGAPQEWWGDGVYQYPERVEELKSLMNRRFGVEPDVHAYYRLRPAMSDEQTNWAIGIASKDDLKNLWETTSSGHYYLEYNPIAEEDNSDQDEDTPMTDEDGNECKKYKVGYRLWVDSYKNPTYHGKPYAEKVWTPLDFQVYESDSDMGSDSDNSDTMALYSNKPGNKTSRYFSKAGNKTSACTKKPELDLCRWESCAKSCVLITGPSRSAIIARAFSSVVSWLSNQLHSLHLRQLWISRAKTPQDYLSYANFMTAECRLATMSLQLDGGDLGDGHGMRGLSSSRVVSFEDKPAFNFVLENMFGCTSLIVISRKGFWISHFWEDKNFENEELFQKEILEQMWTGRDATYVGLNDYKNPGGILDPDNGVQILILGPRDFPSTLEQLQSGVWPAELDHRHTSKWQRMISSLRATWPNANILLEGYVALRASKLWSTVQQARVVSPMTKERRWALFATREYGKILIQWDPKMIEANEQCDRDFAGYKVWADVPYPHLIESWDKDGLSPGDTKSRRDGACSVPPVSTWNTAATAAAPPLSPFTTVPYDSAATAWTYTNEPTSSNETSTRSTRSTSSSSGNSTSSTFSSTITSSRTVSTSSKFSFAPSTTSKRPSSTAAPKTTAPPKPVSCEVLGLGSSSTYCQCDGSLLVPATTRTAKNGDTSFDCPLQSTVVSGAAVSHPTWGFGQEGLSTGAWGISVPYRRYCRRGTMGGTLVTKKVGEMRRTYDCIVSGATMTAIGSSPGKPKLIEGV comes from the exons atggccatgCTCTGGGCCAACATGACGGGCCTGTTGTGGCACCCCACGACGAGCTCCACCTCGTGCAGCACTACACTCACTTCGACTCTCACGTCGCCTACATCTTCCGCTCCTTTCCACTCATGGATCCCAACCACCACTTCGTGCACCACTTCTTCGCTCGTTGCGCTTGGCACAGCCAGCAGCATCCGCATTTCGTTGACATCCAGCGCATCCTGGACAACTTCGACTTCCACTACTCCCTCCGCTCCGTCGATCATATCACCGCAATCCAGCTTTCTTCGCACTTCGTCGTCCGTCGCTTCTTACAGCCCAGGCTCCACAGGCAAGACCGCTACATACAGCGCGTCCTCGActacttcacttcactcgactgcttcacttcactcgaCCGTAGACGGGACCCCTCTcacatcctcctccatcgcgcctagcagcatcagcaataCCGCTATTTCCAGCACTTCTGCCGCTACTCCGCTGCCTGGAAGCAACACAATCATCGCTTCTTCCGCAACCTCGGGCAGAGACACAGTGATTCCATCTCAGTCACCCTCCACTCAGCCGTCTTCGAGTACTCCGGCGCTCACGCCGTCGAAGGGCAGCTCTCGCAGCTCCTCTACATCTGAGCTGCCAGCTAGCGACAGCACCAGTCAATTGCCGAGTGCTTCTGGCGGAGTCACGGCCTCTTCTTCCCCTGGATCTGTTGCCACTGCTCCGTCAACAGGCGGGACTGCGGGCGGTACTGGTTCCTTCACTTCATCTGGAAGCGCGCTCTCCACTGGTCTGTCCGGCACCTCGGGCGGACCTACATTCACGTCTCGTGGTTCACTCACCGATTCATCTCGTGTTCCTTCCGCGACGAATAGCCAATCCGGGCCGCCCTCAATCGCTCCGCCTATCGGTTCTTCCGCCACATTGAGCAGAGACACAGTGACCTCATCTCAGTCATCCTTCACAGGATTGCCATCCGCCAGCTCAGCCGCCGGTGCCAGTGTTTCCAGCCGCGGATCTCTGACCAGCGTTCCATCCAGGCCCACTCGGTCGGAGTCGTCTTCAAGTGCTTCCACAGTGATTCCGTCTCAGTCAACAGCCGGCGGTACTAGTGCCTCCACATTCAGCTCCTCTGCTGTCGCACCATCGGCAGAGACATCCTCTGGCATTCCGAATTTCACGCTCAGCAGGACGACCACATCTTCCGGCATCAGCCTCCTGCCTCCATTCAGCCTGCCCTCGCCCGGCTCCAGCGCCCCTCCGCCTGGCTTAAGTCTGTCTCTACCCGGCTCCAGCGCCCCTCCGCCCGGATTCAGCCTGTCCCCTCCTGGACTCAGCCTGCCTTCGTCCGGCCTCACTCTGCCTTCACCCGTCCCCGCGTCCACCACCGCATTGACGATTCGCCCACCTGGGATCACCCTGCCGCCTACTGGACCGTCTCCCATTACGCTTCCGCCAGGTTTATCTACTTCGACAACGTCCAGCACATCAGATGACAGATTCTTCTGGTGGAATGGCACCATGTTCACCTACACCGGCACAACCACATTCCCTCCTGTTGCTTCTGCCACTGGCACCATCACAGAGCCTCCAGCTAGCGTTACCACAGAAATTGTGCCATCTCTGTCATCGAATCAATGGTACACGACCATCAAGGGAGGAAAGCACACTGTGGTGCCGGTAATTTGGTGCAAGAAATGCGGTGGAGGAGTCATCATCTGGAACTTGTGGCCCATTCCGCGgaacatcaacatcgacttcCACATACAATTTCCCAAGCTGCCGGTTTTTAGGGTCGATTGCTTCAGGATCTTTGGCATTCGCATATGGGGAGATTGCGGCAGTCCCAAGACTGTTAAGGAGGACCCCGACGACCCTGACGATGGCAAGAATCCTCCACCCAATCCCAAGCCAACGAACGATCCAAACAGTACGGCGAAGCCAACAAGCGAGGCTCAGTCGAGCTCTGAATCACGGAGCGAGTCGTCCTGCACAGCCAGCATGGTGACCAATACGGCTGTGACATGCGTACCAACGACCTCTGGCACTCGAACATCATTCAGCTGTTCAACCTCGATGTCAGCTTTCAGCGGCTGTACAGTGACTGGGACTGCGACGACTACAACCAAGTCCGCAACCCCTACGCCGTCTTGGGAATCGTCCTTCTGTGACGCTGATGGTGCATGCTCTGGCGAATGTCCAGCGTCCGAGGCgcccaagagcaagaagcgtcAATTATCCGAGGCGCCCAAAAACCAGAAGCGCGCTTGGGGTGAGTTCGCCGACTTTGATAAAGCCATGGGGAACAGTTGGAATAGAGCTGCGGTCAGGGTGCGTCATCGCGTCAGCAATGGGATGACCCTGAACGGCATTGATGGCAAGCCTATGCCTGCGAGGTCCGTCCACAAGCGCTGGAAGTGGCCTCCTCTTGACCCGAGTAAGCCCACTCGCGAGGATGTCCGCTTTTGGCTTCGTGCGAGACACGCTGCTGCAGAGAATGGCGAGCGAGTGGCACCATATGGAGTTTCTTCTGCTGACTGGGTTCCATTCAACGACGAGTACGTTGACATCGCCGTGCAAGGCTTGTATGGATGTACCAGCATCATAATCGTGTCAAAGCGAGGTGCCTGGATGTCTCACATATTTGAGCTGCCCACGATGACGCTTGAAGACTTTTGGACCGACCTTGATCCGGCCATCTTTTACGGCGATGGCAGATATCTTCAGGGACTCAACGACCTTTCTAAACCTGGTTCGATTTTCGATCCCGCTACCAGAGCCGATGATGACTTCAAGATTTTCATCTTCACGCCCGACGATTCGCCTCGCCGCCGTGGCGCTCCGCAAGAATGGTGGGGCGATGGGGTTTATCAATATCCTGAACGG GTCGAGGAGCTGAAGAGCTTGATGAATCGTCGCTTTGGCGTTGAGCCCGATGTGCATGCATATTACCGCCTACGACCCGCCATGTCGGATGAACAAACAAATTGGGCCATCGGTATAGCCTCAAAGGACGATCTGAAAAACCTATGGGAGACGACTTCGAGTGGCCATTACTATCTCGAGTACAATCCTATAGCCGAAGAAGACAACAGCGACCAGGACGAAGACACACCGATGACAGATGAGGATGGCAATGAGTGCAAGAAGTACAAGGTTGGTTATCGGCTTTGG GTCGACAGCTACAAGAACCCTACCTACCACGGCAAGCCATACGCCGAGAAGGTTTGGACTCCACTGGACTTTCAAGTCTATGAGTCCGACAGCGACATGGGTAGTGACTCTGACAACTCGGACACGATGGCTTTGTACTCCAACAAACCCGGCAACAAGACTTCCAGATACTTCAGCAAGGCAGGCAACAAGACCTCCGCCTGCACCAAGAAGCCAGAGCTGGACCTCTGTCGCTGGGAGAGTTGTGCCAAATCTTGCGTACTCATAACCGGCCCGTCTCGAAGTGCAATTATCGCGCGAGCCTTCTCTTCTGTCGTCTCCTGGCTCTCAAATCAGCTCCACTCTCTGCATCTCCGCCAGCTGTGGATCAGCCGAGCCAAGACGCCGCAAGACTACTTATCGTACGCGAACTTCATGACCGCGGAGTGTCGCCTTGCGACAATGTCGCTCCAGCTTGACGGCGGTGATCTGGGCGACGGTCACGGCATGCGAGGACTTTCAAGCTCTCGAGTCGTGTCATTCGAGGATAAGCCAGCTTTCAACTTCGTCTTGGAAAACATGTTTGGCTGCACCTCCCTGATTGTAATATCTCGAAAGGGATTTTGGATCTCGCATTTCTGGGAGGACAAGAACTTTGAAAACGAGGAACTCTTTCAGAAGGAAATCTTGGAACAG ATGTGGACCGGCCGTGACGCGACTTACGTCGGCCTCAATGACTACAAGAATCCTGGTGGGATACTGGATCCTGACAACGGAGTTCAGATCTTGATTCTCGGGCCTCGAGATTTTCCAAGCACTCTGGAACAGCTTCAATCAGGAGTTTGGCCGGCAGAACTCGATCACAGGCACACGAGCAAGTGGCAGCGGATGATCAGTAGTCTCAGGGCGACCTGGCCCAATGCCAACATCCTTCTGGAAGGCTATGTTGCGCTTCGAGCTTCGAAACTCTGGAGTACCGTGCAGCAAGCCAGAGTTGTATCGCCTATGACCAAGGAGCGTCGATGGGCCCTCTTTGCAACGCGCGAATATGGAAAGATCCTGATCCAGTGGGATCCAAAGATGATCGAGGCCAACGAACAGTGTGATCGCGACTTTGCAGGATACAAAGTTTGGGCAGATGTGCCCTATCCACATCTCATAGAGTCCTGGGACAAGGATGGCCTCTCACCTGGGGACACAAAGTCTCGTCGCGACGGCGCTTGTTCTGTTCCTCCCGTGTCGACATGGAACACTGCTgcaactgctgctgctccaccgCTTTCCCCCTTCACCACGGTACCGTACGACAGTGCAGCAACTGCGTGGACCTACACTAATGAGCCGACTTCCTCGAATGAAACCTCAACCAGATCGACTCGGAgcacatcctcctcttcgggaAACTCCACTTCGTCGACATTCTCAAGCACCATCACTTCGAGCAGGACTGTGAGTACCAGTTCCAAGTTCAGCTTCGCTCCAAGCACAACTTCAAAGCGACCTTCATCAACCGCCGCTCCCAAGACCACCGCGCCTCCCAAACCCGTCTCCTGCGAAGTCCTAGGCCTGGGCTCGAGCAGCACTTATTGCCAATGCGACGGAAGCCTCCTCGTCCCAGCGACGACACGCACCGCCAAGAACGGCGACACCAGCTTCGATTGTCCACTTCAGAGCACCGTGGTCTCTGGCGCCGCCGTCTCCCACCCTACGTGGGGTTTTGGCCAAGAAGGCCTCTCAACTGGAGCTTGGGGCATCTCGGTGCCTTATCGTCGCTACTGTAGACGTGGCACTATGGGTGGCACGCTTGTGACGAAGAAGGTTGGGGAGATGAGGAGAACTTATGATTGTATTGTATCTGGGGCGACTATGACTGCCATTGGCAGCAGTCCGGGGAAGCCGAAGTTGATTGAGGGTGTTTGA